The Mesobacillus jeotgali genome window below encodes:
- the yycF gene encoding response regulator YycF — translation MEKKILVVDDEKPIADILQFNLKKEGYDVYCAYDGNQAVEMVEEVQPDLILLDIMLPMRDGMEVCREVRKKYEMPIIMLTAKDSEIDKVLGLELGADDYVTKPFSTRELIARVKANLRRHQQNAIKEDEQEESNEITVGSLIIHPDAYVVSKRGETIELTHREFELLHYLAKHIGQVMTREHLLQTVWGYDYYGDVRTVDVTVRRLREKIEDNPSHPTWIVTRRGVGYYLRNSEQE, via the coding sequence ATGGAGAAAAAAATACTGGTAGTAGACGATGAGAAACCAATTGCAGATATTTTACAGTTCAATCTGAAAAAAGAGGGCTACGATGTTTATTGTGCCTATGATGGAAACCAGGCAGTGGAAATGGTGGAAGAAGTTCAGCCGGATTTGATCTTGCTGGATATCATGCTGCCGATGCGTGATGGCATGGAGGTATGCCGTGAGGTCCGCAAAAAATACGAGATGCCGATTATCATGCTGACTGCTAAAGACTCTGAAATTGATAAGGTGCTCGGACTTGAACTTGGAGCGGATGATTATGTCACGAAGCCATTCAGCACAAGGGAATTGATTGCCAGGGTAAAAGCGAATCTTCGCCGCCATCAGCAGAATGCAATCAAAGAAGATGAGCAGGAAGAGTCTAATGAAATTACCGTTGGCTCTTTGATCATCCATCCGGATGCTTATGTTGTTTCCAAAAGAGGCGAAACGATTGAATTGACGCATCGTGAATTCGAGCTTCTTCATTATCTTGCCAAGCATATTGGACAAGTCATGACAAGAGAGCACCTTCTACAAACGGTATGGGGCTATGACTACTATGGGGATGTCCGTACAGTAGACGTAACTGTTAGGCGTCTGCGCGAAAAAATCGAGGATAATCCAAGCCATCCGACATGGATCGTGACAAGACGAGGAGTAGGATATTATTTGAGAAACTCTGAGCAGGAGTAA
- a CDS encoding M23 family metallopeptidase — translation MNNLKHRLSNLAGKTSREMKPAIKKSIMAAVTVAALSFGAGNAALAADSELTTLYHVYVNDKFIGTVADKAQVEQLVEDKLTSVKKEYADLDVELGLDVTFIPEQVFSSAANANTSEVIEVLKDEMTVQAEATALVIADQPVAYVKDAEAAREVLKTLMLEHVTEDELAEVESRKVSTNLPVPEVKENETRILDVYLTKEVSNSEEKVNPEKVLSVQEAVQFLKKGTLEEQKYQVKEGDVLGSIANDHNLTLAQLLSLNAGFDDNTVLKPGQELNVTVLKPFVEVVVNRQVYEHKEVPFEREVKEDSSMFKGDTKTQQEGKVGMNGITYSVSEQNGRVTKKEVINETVLEEPVKEIIVKGTKVVPSRGDGTFVWPTNGGYVSSRQGYRWSKMHKGIDIARPSNYTIKAADNGKVVYAGNKGDGYGNKIIIDHQNGYRTMYAHLASISVSVGQSVSSGSKIGVMGRTGNSTGIHLHFEVYQNGRIIDPMSKLP, via the coding sequence ATGAATAATTTAAAACATAGGCTGTCCAATCTTGCCGGCAAAACATCTAGAGAGATGAAGCCAGCAATAAAAAAGTCAATCATGGCTGCAGTGACTGTGGCTGCGTTGTCTTTTGGTGCAGGAAATGCTGCACTAGCGGCGGATTCTGAATTAACAACTTTGTATCATGTATATGTAAATGATAAGTTTATAGGAACTGTAGCAGATAAAGCACAAGTAGAACAGCTGGTAGAAGATAAGCTGACATCCGTGAAGAAGGAATATGCGGATCTTGATGTCGAACTCGGGTTAGACGTAACTTTTATTCCTGAGCAAGTGTTCAGCTCGGCAGCGAATGCAAATACAAGTGAAGTAATAGAAGTACTTAAAGACGAAATGACTGTCCAGGCTGAAGCGACAGCTCTTGTAATTGCTGATCAGCCAGTAGCATATGTAAAAGATGCTGAAGCGGCAAGAGAAGTACTTAAGACATTAATGCTCGAGCACGTTACAGAAGATGAATTAGCCGAGGTTGAGAGCAGAAAAGTATCTACTAATCTACCTGTACCCGAAGTGAAAGAAAATGAAACTCGTATATTAGACGTTTATTTAACTAAGGAAGTTTCAAATTCGGAAGAAAAAGTTAATCCCGAAAAAGTACTTTCTGTACAGGAAGCGGTCCAGTTCCTTAAAAAGGGTACTTTAGAAGAACAGAAGTACCAGGTTAAAGAAGGGGACGTATTGGGGAGCATCGCAAATGATCACAATTTGACGCTTGCTCAATTGCTTTCTTTAAATGCAGGATTCGATGACAATACAGTTCTGAAGCCAGGCCAAGAGCTAAATGTGACTGTCTTGAAGCCATTTGTTGAAGTCGTGGTCAATCGCCAGGTATACGAACATAAAGAAGTGCCTTTCGAAAGAGAAGTCAAAGAGGATTCTTCCATGTTCAAGGGAGATACGAAGACTCAGCAAGAAGGCAAAGTTGGCATGAATGGTATTACCTATTCAGTGTCAGAACAAAATGGCAGGGTAACCAAGAAGGAAGTCATTAATGAAACGGTTCTTGAAGAGCCAGTGAAGGAAATCATCGTTAAAGGTACTAAGGTTGTTCCTTCGCGCGGTGATGGAACATTCGTATGGCCGACAAATGGCGGATATGTATCCAGCCGCCAGGGCTATCGTTGGAGCAAGATGCATAAAGGGATTGATATTGCGAGGCCAAGCAACTACACAATCAAGGCTGCCGATAATGGTAAAGTCGTATATGCAGGTAACAAGGGCGACGGATATGGCAATAAAATCATCATCGACCATCAAAACGGTTATCGCACAATGTATGCACACCTAGCATCAATCTCAGTAAGCGTAGGCCAGTCAGTTTCCAGCGGTTCGAAAATCGGCGTTATGGGAAGAACAGGAAACTCCACTGGAATCCACCTTCACTTTGAAGTATATCAAAATGGCAGGATTATCGATCCGATGTCTAAATTGCCTTAA
- a CDS encoding adenylosuccinate synthase, with product MSSVVVVGTQWGDEGKGKITDFLSENAEVIARYQGGNNAGHTIKFNGETYKLHLIPSGIFYNDKISVIGNGMVVDPKALVKELAYLHDKNVKTDNLRISNRAHVILPYHLKLDEVEEASKGANKIGTTKKGIGPAYMDKAARTGIRIADLLDREVFEEKLSRNLEEKNRLLERIYETEGFKLEDILDEYYEYGQQIKDYVVDTSVVLNDALDDGRRVLFEGAQGVMLDIDQGTYPFVTSSNPVAGGVTIGSGVGPTKITHIVGVSKAYTTRVGDGPFPTELDNEIGHQIREVGREYGTTTGRPRRVGWFDSVVVRHARRVSGITDLSLNSIDVLTGIETLKICVAYRYKGELIEEFPASLKTLAECEPVYEELPGWTEDITGVKSLDELPENARHYLERISQLTGIPLSIFSVGPDRTQTNVVRSPWRS from the coding sequence ATGTCATCCGTAGTAGTAGTAGGGACACAATGGGGAGACGAAGGAAAAGGGAAGATTACAGACTTCCTATCAGAAAATGCCGAAGTGATTGCCCGTTACCAGGGAGGGAACAACGCCGGACATACAATTAAGTTCAATGGTGAAACATATAAATTGCATTTAATTCCATCAGGAATTTTCTATAATGATAAAATCAGCGTCATCGGCAACGGAATGGTTGTGGACCCAAAAGCTTTAGTGAAGGAGCTTGCTTATCTTCACGACAAGAATGTTAAAACAGACAATCTGCGCATCAGCAACCGCGCGCATGTCATCCTTCCATATCACTTGAAGCTTGATGAGGTGGAAGAAGCGAGCAAGGGCGCCAATAAAATTGGAACGACCAAGAAGGGAATCGGCCCTGCATACATGGACAAGGCTGCACGTACCGGAATTCGAATTGCCGACTTGCTGGATCGTGAAGTATTTGAAGAAAAGCTTTCTCGCAACCTGGAAGAAAAGAATCGCCTGCTTGAACGAATCTACGAAACAGAGGGATTCAAGCTTGAAGACATTCTGGATGAATATTATGAGTATGGCCAGCAAATCAAGGATTATGTTGTCGACACATCCGTCGTTCTTAACGATGCTTTGGATGATGGCCGCCGGGTACTATTTGAAGGCGCACAAGGTGTTATGCTCGACATCGACCAGGGAACCTATCCATTCGTCACTTCATCCAATCCAGTAGCGGGTGGTGTCACAATTGGTTCAGGAGTAGGACCGACCAAAATCACTCATATTGTTGGAGTTTCGAAAGCTTATACCACTCGTGTGGGAGATGGACCATTCCCTACAGAGCTAGATAACGAAATCGGCCACCAAATCCGTGAAGTAGGCCGCGAATATGGTACGACAACTGGACGTCCGCGCCGCGTCGGCTGGTTCGACAGTGTCGTCGTCCGACATGCCCGCCGTGTCAGCGGAATCACGGACCTATCTTTAAACTCGATTGATGTTTTGACTGGAATCGAAACACTTAAAATTTGCGTCGCATACCGTTACAAAGGCGAGTTAATCGAAGAATTCCCAGCAAGTCTCAAGACACTTGCTGAATGTGAGCCAGTTTACGAAGAACTGCCAGGATGGACAGAAGACATCACAGGCGTAAAATCACTCGATGAACTGCCTGAGAACGCACGACACTATCTCGAGCGTATTTCACAGCTGACAGGCATTCCATTGTCTATCTTCTCTGTCGGCCCGGACCGCACCCAAACAAACGTCGTCCGCAGCCCTTGGAGATCATAA
- the dnaB gene encoding replicative DNA helicase: MSELFADRLPPQNMEAEQAVLGAIFLEPSALTLASELLLPDDFYRVAHQKIFNVMLDLNDKGKAIDLVTVTEELASSKLIEDVGGVSYLSELAASVPTAANIEYYARIVEEKSLLRRLIRTASGIAEDGYLREDEVEALLAEAEKNIMEVAQRKGGGAFHNIKDVLVRTYDNIEEMHNRKGDITGLETGFTELDRMTAGFQRNDLIIVGARPSVGKTAFALNIAQNVAKKTGENVAIFSLEMGAEQLVMRVLCAEGNIDAQRLRTGSLTDEDWGKLTMAMGSLSNAGIFIDDTPGVKITDIRSKCRRLKQEQGLGMIMIDYLQLILGSGRAGENRQQEVSEISRSLKQLARELQVPVIALSQLSRGVEQRQDKRPMMSDIRESGSIEQDADIVAFLYRDDYYDKESEDKNIIEIIIAKQRNGPVGTVKLAFVKEYNKFVNIENRYDESYAPPGA, translated from the coding sequence ATGAGTGAATTATTCGCGGATCGACTTCCGCCGCAAAACATGGAAGCGGAACAAGCCGTACTTGGCGCAATATTTTTAGAGCCATCAGCTTTAACTCTTGCTTCAGAACTATTATTACCCGACGATTTTTATCGTGTTGCGCACCAGAAAATCTTCAACGTCATGCTGGATTTAAATGATAAAGGCAAAGCCATTGACCTGGTGACTGTCACTGAGGAATTGGCTTCATCCAAGCTGATTGAAGATGTTGGAGGCGTCAGTTATTTAAGTGAATTGGCTGCATCCGTGCCGACGGCTGCTAATATAGAGTATTATGCTAGAATCGTAGAAGAAAAATCATTGTTGAGAAGGCTGATCCGTACAGCATCTGGCATCGCTGAAGATGGCTATTTGCGTGAGGATGAAGTCGAGGCATTACTTGCCGAAGCAGAAAAGAACATCATGGAGGTTGCCCAGCGTAAGGGCGGAGGAGCCTTCCATAATATCAAGGATGTCCTTGTCAGGACCTATGATAATATCGAGGAAATGCATAACCGCAAAGGGGATATCACCGGTCTTGAGACGGGATTTACCGAGCTTGATCGAATGACAGCGGGCTTTCAGCGAAATGATTTGATTATCGTTGGTGCCCGCCCTTCTGTTGGTAAAACCGCCTTCGCCTTGAATATCGCCCAGAATGTTGCGAAAAAGACTGGGGAGAATGTCGCGATCTTCAGTTTGGAGATGGGCGCAGAGCAGCTGGTCATGCGTGTTCTTTGTGCTGAAGGAAATATTGATGCACAAAGGCTTCGTACAGGATCCCTGACTGATGAGGACTGGGGCAAACTGACGATGGCCATGGGAAGCCTGTCAAACGCAGGAATCTTCATAGATGATACTCCCGGCGTCAAAATTACCGATATCAGGTCAAAATGCCGACGCTTAAAGCAGGAGCAGGGACTTGGCATGATCATGATCGATTACTTGCAGCTGATCCTTGGAAGCGGACGTGCCGGCGAAAACCGTCAGCAGGAAGTATCAGAGATCTCCCGTTCCCTCAAGCAATTGGCGCGTGAATTGCAGGTCCCTGTCATCGCTCTGTCCCAGCTTTCCCGTGGAGTGGAACAGCGACAGGACAAGCGTCCGATGATGTCCGATATCCGTGAATCCGGTTCAATCGAACAGGATGCAGATATCGTAGCCTTCCTTTACCGTGATGACTACTATGACAAAGAATCCGAAGACAAGAACATCATTGAAATCATCATTGCCAAGCAGCGTAACGGCCCTGTAGGCACCGTCAAGCTGGCCTTTGTAAAAGAATATAATAAATTCGTCAATATAGAGAATAGATATGATGAATCGTACGCTCCACCAGGGGCATAA
- the rplI gene encoding 50S ribosomal protein L9 — MKVIFLKDVKGKGKKGEIKNVADGYAHNFLIKQGLAVEANQAAMSSLSAQQKKEEKVAQQELEDAKALKEKLEKVTVELSAKSGEDGRLFGSITSKQIADELQKSNGIKLDKRKIELSDAIRTLGYTKVPVKLHKDVQATLNVHVKEGK, encoded by the coding sequence ATGAAAGTAATCTTTTTGAAGGACGTTAAAGGAAAAGGAAAAAAAGGCGAAATCAAAAATGTGGCAGATGGCTACGCACACAATTTCCTGATTAAACAGGGTCTTGCAGTTGAAGCAAATCAGGCCGCTATGAGTTCCCTGAGTGCACAACAAAAGAAAGAAGAGAAAGTGGCCCAGCAGGAGCTTGAAGATGCGAAAGCATTAAAGGAAAAGCTGGAAAAGGTTACGGTTGAACTATCTGCGAAATCTGGTGAGGATGGACGTCTATTTGGCTCAATCACTAGCAAGCAGATTGCTGATGAACTGCAAAAAAGCAATGGCATCAAACTTGATAAGCGTAAAATTGAGCTTTCGGATGCCATTCGCACACTTGGATACACAAAGGTTCCAGTCAAGCTTCATAAAGATGTACAGGCAACTTTGAATGTCCATGTAAAAGAAGGTAAATAA
- a CDS encoding DHH family phosphoesterase, producing MPSYLERRQIRYPLYGLMAVTLVLIGFLSYYNWIIGAAGFILTGLLIYLIFQVNHKIRQETEEYISTLSYRVKKVGEEALMEMPIGIMLVNDDYYIEWTNPFIAACFNEDSLVGKSLYDVADAVIPLIKQEVETEIITLHARKFRVIHKPEERLLYFFDVTEQAEIEKMYHDERTVISIIYLDNYEELTQGMDDQTKSSLNSLVTSILNKWATNNGVFLKRVSSERFIAVFSEHILQLLEKGKFSILDEVRETTSKQNVPLTLSIGVGTGYSSLPELGTQAQSSLDLALGRGGDQVAIKQPNGKVKFYGGKTNPVEKRTRVRARVISHALKELVIESDKVLIMGHKNPDMDAIGSAIGILKVAQMNKREGFIVYNKNEIDTGVQRLMDEIKENESLYSRFISPEQAYEIASDDTLLVIVDTHKPSLVIDERLLNRIENIIVIDHHRRGEEFIKNPLLVYMEPYASSTAELVTELLEYQPKNGKIQMLEATALLAGIIVDTKSFTLRTGARTFDAASYLRSHGADTILVQKFLKEDINTYIRRAKIIENVYFYRDGIVISKGADDVYCDHVLIAQAADTLLTMDGVSASFVISKRSEDTIGISARSLGEINVQVIMENLEGGGHLTNAATQMYDITTDEAETLLQNAIDDYLEGGQKE from the coding sequence GGCGGCAAATACGCTATCCATTGTATGGATTGATGGCCGTAACACTAGTGCTGATTGGATTTCTGTCTTACTATAACTGGATTATAGGAGCAGCAGGTTTCATTCTCACTGGCCTATTGATATATTTGATTTTTCAAGTGAATCATAAAATAAGGCAAGAGACGGAAGAGTACATTTCCACGCTGTCTTACCGGGTGAAAAAAGTCGGCGAAGAAGCGTTGATGGAAATGCCCATCGGGATCATGCTGGTTAATGATGACTATTATATTGAGTGGACGAATCCCTTCATTGCTGCATGTTTCAATGAAGATTCGCTAGTAGGAAAATCACTTTATGATGTTGCTGATGCGGTCATTCCGCTGATCAAGCAAGAAGTGGAAACAGAAATCATCACTCTTCATGCCCGTAAATTCCGAGTCATCCATAAACCTGAAGAACGGCTGCTCTACTTTTTCGACGTGACCGAACAGGCAGAAATCGAAAAAATGTATCATGATGAGCGTACAGTCATCTCGATCATTTACCTTGATAACTATGAGGAATTGACTCAGGGAATGGATGATCAGACGAAAAGCAGCTTGAACAGTCTTGTGACGTCCATTTTAAATAAATGGGCAACCAATAATGGGGTATTCCTCAAAAGGGTTTCCTCTGAGCGCTTCATCGCAGTATTTAGCGAGCATATACTTCAGCTGCTGGAAAAAGGGAAATTCTCGATACTTGATGAAGTAAGGGAAACGACATCGAAGCAAAATGTCCCATTAACTTTAAGCATAGGTGTTGGCACAGGATATTCATCCCTTCCTGAGCTTGGCACCCAGGCACAATCCAGCCTGGATTTGGCTTTGGGACGCGGTGGTGACCAGGTTGCGATCAAGCAGCCTAATGGCAAAGTTAAGTTTTATGGAGGCAAGACGAATCCTGTTGAAAAGCGAACAAGGGTTAGGGCCCGAGTCATCTCTCACGCATTGAAAGAACTGGTCATCGAGAGTGATAAGGTCTTAATCATGGGACATAAGAACCCTGATATGGACGCCATCGGTTCGGCAATCGGAATTCTCAAAGTAGCGCAGATGAATAAGCGTGAAGGTTTTATTGTCTATAATAAAAATGAGATTGATACAGGTGTACAGCGCCTGATGGATGAGATTAAGGAAAACGAATCCCTCTACTCTCGATTCATTTCGCCGGAGCAGGCATATGAAATTGCATCTGATGACACATTGCTTGTCATTGTTGATACGCATAAACCATCACTTGTCATTGATGAGAGACTGTTGAACCGGATTGAGAACATCATCGTGATTGACCATCATCGCCGGGGAGAGGAATTCATCAAGAATCCTTTGCTCGTATATATGGAGCCTTATGCTTCATCAACAGCTGAACTCGTGACCGAGTTACTGGAATATCAGCCTAAGAACGGTAAAATCCAGATGCTAGAGGCAACTGCTTTATTGGCGGGAATCATCGTAGATACTAAAAGCTTCACATTAAGGACCGGGGCCCGGACATTCGATGCTGCTTCCTATCTGCGCAGCCACGGGGCGGATACCATTTTAGTCCAGAAGTTTTTAAAAGAGGATATTAATACGTATATCAGAAGAGCTAAAATTATTGAGAATGTTTATTTTTACCGGGATGGCATTGTCATTTCAAAAGGTGCAGACGATGTTTATTGTGACCATGTGCTGATTGCGCAGGCTGCTGACACCCTGCTGACGATGGATGGAGTCTCAGCATCCTTTGTCATCTCAAAACGATCAGAAGATACCATTGGCATAAGTGCGAGGTCGCTTGGCGAAATCAATGTCCAGGTGATCATGGAAAATCTCGAAGGTGGCGGGCATTTAACCAATGCTGCGACACAAATGTATGATATAACTACGGATGAGGCAGAAACACTTTTACAAAATGCCATAGATGATTATTTAGAAGGGGGACAAAAAGAATGA